Within the Pseudomonadota bacterium genome, the region GCCGCTTTTCGCGCAGATACAGCCCGGGGGAAACAAAGGCCCACAACTGCCAAAAAACCCACGGGCTCGCGATCAGCAGACCCACTACGACCGCGATCTTCAAGTAGGCCACCAGGGGATCGATGACGTTCGCAAAGTGGATCGTGGGCTCACCCAAGCCCAAACGCAGCCAGGCCGCTCTGAGCGGATCGATCAGGATCTCGAGCAAGCGCTCCTTGAAGAACCACGCGATCCCGGCGCTCGGTACCACCCCCAGCATCGCACGTATGAGCCTCATTCTGAGCTCGCCCAGGTGCTCGAAGACGCCCATTTGGACGTCGTCCTCGGGGAGCTGAGGGCGCATGCGCTCCTCGTCAGCCATCGGACGAGCCGCCGGGCGAGGGATCGTCACCTGCATCGGTGGCGGGGGGTGCATGCGCATGCCCCGACGAACCCCTACCAGGGTCGGGCACGCGAGCGGGACGGGGCGGAGCGGTCAACGAGGGTCTGGGTGGCGCGGCCCGCGCCGGGGACACAGGACCTGGTGGCGGCGACGCCGGCGGGGCGGAGCGGTGCTTGGCGGCCCCCGAATCTACACGGGTGTCCGCGTCGAAGACCTGGGTGTCTTCGTCGAAAACCTGCTCATGCGGGATCCGGGCCGGCCCAGCCTGCGCCGGCGCCTCGGTGTCAAGCTCGGTGGGGCCCTCGTGGCGGGCGACCGGGTCCTTTGGGGGCTCCGGGAGGGGAGGTGAGCGGGGCGGAGACGTGAGGTCATCCCGCATCAGCTCGTCCAGGGCGATCGCGCTACGCAGCTCGTCGCTGGCACGCCGGAACTGCCGCAGCGTCTTGCCGACCACCTTCATCATCGCGGGCAGCTTCTCGGGTCCCACGGCGACTATGAGAATAAGTGCGATAATCGCGAATTCGCCGAAGCCGATATTGAACATGACGCACCGCCGGGTGGTTCAGCGCCGATCGCTCCCGGCGAGGTTGGTCTAACACAGGGAGTGCCGAGGGGGGATCGCTACCTAGTGCCCGGTCGAAACTAGGCTAGTTGTGGGCCTCGGCCTGGGCCTCCGGCACGTCGCTCGTCGTCTCCCTCAGGTGTTCCGCCACGGCGCTCAGGCCGCGTACCTGCTGCTCTTGCTGTCGGCTCTGCTGCTGGATCTGGGTCATGGCGGCGAGTGTTTGCTCCGATCCCTTGGCCTGCTGGCGCTGAGACTGATGTAGCTGGTTGACCATATCGGAGATGTTCTCGATAGCTTGCGTGATCTGGCGCCCGCCACGCGACTGCTCCTGAGAGCTGCGTTCTACGTGCTGGGTAATGTGGCGCATTTTTTCCGCGCTCTTCATGATCAACTCGGAGCCACGAGCCTGCTCTGCGGTAGCCCCCGCCACCTGCTGCACGGTTTCAGCGATGCGGCTGATGGCGTCGGTGACCTGGCGTGACCCCTTCGCCTGCTCGACTGTTGCGCGCGCGATAGCGCGCACCATTCCTGTCGACTTCTGAGACGAGTCCAGGATCTTCTTGAGCGCCTGCTCGGCCTCCGCGGACACGTCCACACCTCTATCCACGGTCGTGGCGCCGCGTTCCACCGCCACGATCGCGTCTCGAGTAGCCTCCTGAATCCGCTTGATCAGATCGGCGATCTCCTTGGTCTTGTCGCCGGAACGCTCGGCCAGCTGCTTGATCTCGTCGGCGACGACCGCGAAGCCTTTGCCGTACTCACCCGCTTGTGCCGCGATGATGGCAGCGTTGAGTGCCAGAAGGTTCGTCTGCTCCGCCACGTCGTCGATGACCCTCAGTATGTCTCCGATCCGATCGATTTGGTCACCGAGCGACACGATGACTTCCACCGCCTCACGCGAAGATTCCTTGATGCGGTTGATTTCGTCGATCGTCCGCAGGATGGCGTCAGCCCCGCGCTCCGCGTCGGCGGCCACCTCTTCCGATAGGCGTGCCGTTTCGTTGGCGTTAGACTGGACCTGATCGATGGACACGTCCATTTCGTTCATGGAAGAGGACGTTTCCTCCGCCATGAGCGAGAGCGCATCGACGTTTCTTGCGACTTCCCGGATGCTGTAGGCCATCTCCTCGATGGAGGAGACCGTGTCGCGGACGCTCGTCGCCAAGTTCGCCATGTTCTCGGCGACTTCGTCGCTGGTCGCCTTCATCTCCAAGATGGACGAAGAGGACTCCTCTGCGCTCGACGCCAGCGTTTCGACGTGGCGCGAGACGTCGCGATGCTGCTCGGTCATCCGTCCAATCGACTCGGCCACCTGGTCGACTGCTTCGCCCTGCCGCTCGATCAAGGCCGCCAAAGCCTGCAGCTGGCTGGCGAGCTGCCGCTCTTCGCGTGTGACCTGCTGCAGGCGCTTGTGAGCCGTACCGAGCGCAGCTTCGGCCTTGCGCTCGGCCTCCATGCTCCGCTGCTTGAGACCGTCGATATGGCGCGCGATCCGTATAAGCACGTCCAGGATCTCCGCCACCTGGGCCGGCACGTCGGCGGCCTGGGCCGGGAGCTCGCCGTCGCTGACCGCGTCGGTCGCCCGGCGCAGCAAGCGCAGGGCGTTTTCCGCCTCGTGCGAGCGCTGCTCGAAACCGCGTTCCCGTTTGCTCAGGGAGGCGAGCAGACGGGTCAGATCCTCGAGCACCGCCAGCAGCTGCGGCGAGGCGTCGGCGGGAGCGACCGGTGGCTCACCTCGTTGCACGAGATCGATGGCTTCGCGCACAACCTGCAGCTCGTAGTGCAGGTTGGCGCCGGCAAGCACGACCAGAAATGCGGCGATCGTGGACAGCGCAACCACGGACAGGGCCGCGGGCTGCGCCATCGGAGCGAAGACGGCCAGCGCAGCACCGACCCCGAAGACTCCGAGGCCGGCGAGGAGCGTCTTGCTCTTCAGCAGGTACCTGGCCATCCGTTAGGACCCGCCACACAACGACCTGTGCAGATCGCTGGGGACCGGGCGTCGCCGGCAAGGCGCGACGGCGAGGAATACTGCGGGTATTTCTAGGAGGAGCAACACAGCCAGCGGTGTTTGGAGCCCGAATACCGATCCAGGACACTGGCCATGCAGCTTCCGGATCCGGCTAGAAGGGTAACTTTGTCGCCTGCACGCAGGCAAGTGCGAGATGGACCAGCGCGCACCGGGGAGCAACAGGCTTTTGGTGAGCAGAGCAGGCAGGCTCGACACCGGGCTTGGTGTGTCGCCGATATGCTGAACATAAAGCTAGCATCATGGCATCCAGCGTCGAGCTCATGCCGCAACCAGCGACTCGGGCATGAGCACGGCGGGTGCAGAAACCACGATCGGTTGATCCGCAAGCAATGCCAGCAGCAGCTCGTGCGCTCTGGCGTTCGGGCCTGCGAAGCGCGCCAGCGCTCGCGCGGCAGCCCGCGCGGACGGCATGCGCTGCGCTCGGTCACGTGTAAGCAGGGTGGCCGCGGCCCGCGCGAACTCCGGGTCCACGTTGGGAAGCATCTCAGCCAAACCCGGCACATCCTGGTGGATGATCCGCAACAACAGCTTCGTGACGTTGCCTCCTTCGAAGACGGGTCTGCCCGTCAACGCTTCGTGGATGACGAGCCCGAGCGAGAACAAGTCCGCGCGCCCGTCCACCTCGGGATCGCCGGAAGCTTGTTCGGGTGAGACGTAGCTCGGCGTGCCAAAGACCTTGCCGCGTTCGAGCTCGCGCTCCTCGTGGCTCGAGCGGCTGCTGGCACACACACCGAAGTCGATCAGATAGACGCGCACGCGCTTGTCGCCGTCGCGCTCGAGCACGATGTGCTCCGGTTTGACGTCACGGTGGGTGTAGCCAGCTACGTGCACGGCATGCAGTATCTCCGCCACCCGGGCAGCCAGCGCCGCGATCGTCGGCACGTCTGGAATCCGACCGCGCCGCAGGAGTGAAGCTAGGCTGCTACCGGTAAGCCGCGGCATCACCAAGAACGGCGAGCCGTCGGGCCTGCGATCGGCGGCGAGCGTTGTTGGCACTCCGGGGTGCGACACGGTCCGCCCTACCTCGGCCTCGCGCAAGAGCCGGCGTGAAAGCTCGGGCTGGCTGGCCACGGCACAACGCAGCATCTTGATGGCCACGGGCAACCCGTCCGCCAAGCGTTCGGCGGCATAAACGACCCCCGTGGCACCCGCTCCAATGCGCTCGCAGAGCCGGTAGCCCTTGATCCGATCGCGTTGCTGTTGCTCCGTACGCTCCGAGTGCATGGCGCGACTCGCTTCTACCTTCGGCCGGTTGGATCGCCGGGTCAAAAAAAGGGTGGCCGGGTTCGGCTAGCTGCACGGCGCGCTCGGCGGCAGTCCGAAAAAGCTGCGCAGCAGCTGGGCGTCTGCTGTCCGTGCCCCGGCGCTGTCGCGGGTCACGAGCGTGCGGGCGCGCTCGCACCCGGAACCCGCCAGCGCGCAGCCCAGTGTCCAGACACTGAACAGCGCGCGCTTGCGGTCGACTATCGGCACCACGTCCCGTCGCCTCACAGGGGTGAGTCCCACGCCGCGCGCTCCCTGTTCCACTCGCTCTGGGTGACGGGCATCGGCGCACACGACGACCCGGCCCGCGGGCGACACCACGCGCGCGGCTGCCGACAGGTAGACCTCGATGCCGCCGCGCAGCTCGATTCTGGCTGCTGCCCGCTGCCGATCGGGAGACGCGGTGGCGGTTCCGGGAGGCCAGTACGGCGGCGTGCCCGTGACCAGATCGAAGCGTCCCAGGGCAAGCGGGTCCACGCAGGTGCGCAGATCGCCCTGGATGAGCCGGCAGCGTCCCGACAGGTTGTTGCGGGCTACGTTACGCTCGGCGAGGCGGAAGGACACCGGCTCGGCCTCCACGCCGACGAAGTGAGCTCGCGGCATGCGGTAGGCAAGCATGTGCAGCACCGAACCAACGCCGCAGCCAAGGTCGAGGCAGTGCAGCGCCTCGGGTAGTGCCAGGGCCGCCTCCCAGGCCGTGGCAACGTCGTCCAAGGAATAGCGATGGCCGCGCCGACGTTGCCACAGCCGGAATTCTCCGGCCACGGCGTCGTCGGTCAGCTCGTCCAGGTGGTCTCCAGCCGGGTGCCCGGACGTGATCAAATTCGATACCATGGGATGTCAGCGTGGCTTGTGCCACACGAAGCAGCTAAGGTCAACGGAGATGAGCAGCGACGATTCCGGGCCCTCCCCTCCAGACGATAGACCCAGGCGACGCAAGGCCCCGCTGGAAATCGAGCTCGAAAACCTCGGCCTCAAGGATGCCGATTCCGAGGAATCAAGCATGTTCCCTTGGGATCAAGGGGCGGACGCTCTTCCGGAGCAGCGCAACTCTCAACCCGTCCCTCGGGCACGACGTGTCGGCAGCGGGGCGCCGCCGGCGAGCCATGAGCCCACAGCGGATCGTTGGCCGAGCCAGCTCGATATCCCGAAAGCGCCTCGGACGCCCAGCGTGAGCTGGCCACCCGCGATGGATGCGTCGAGCCCACCGCCGGCGGCACCGGAGCAAACCGCTCGGCTTGCCCGCGCAGAGGCGGAGCTGGCGCACACGCGCCACGCGCTCGATGCGCTTCGCCCGCGCCTGGCGCGAAAGGAGGCGCAGCTGCGCGAGATCGAGGCCAAGTCGGTGCGGGATACGGGCGTGCTGCGAGCCCGGGTGGTCGACCTCGAAGCGAGGTTGGTCGAACACGAGGACGCGAGGCGCGAGGCGCGCGAGCTGCGAGCTGCCCTTGCCAAGCGTGACGCCCAGCTCGAGCGGCTCGAGCGGGAGCTCGTCGTGCTACGCGCGACAAAGCACGCGCGCGACAACGGCTCAGACACCAGCGGCTAGATGTCCTCTGCGGGAGTCATAAACCATTTCACCGGTTCCGAACGCCGCACGGCGCCGTCCACGCTCCTCGAATATGCTCTGCATGTCCTTCTGTCGCACGAACGCGCCGGGCGAAGCCCAGCCCTCAGCGATCTGGCCCATTACTCCCGCCGAGGACATCCAGTGTCCTTCGTAGTCGCACCAGCAGCGCGTCGGCCTCGACCTCGTCGCCCTCATTGACGGCGATTTCAGCGACGTTGCCCGCGCTGGCGGCGCGTAGCTCGTTCTGCATCTTCATGGCTTCCACCACGACCAAAGCCTGTCCCGGCTCAACGGGCTGACCGGTTCGGGTCAGCACCCTGACGACCCTGCCCGGCATCGGTGCCCGCAGCTCCGTCTGGGCGTGCAGCGTGTTGCGGCGCGCTCGGCCCGCCCCGCGCTGGGTCCGAACCTGCGCTCGCGCGCGCAAACCTTGACAGCAGACGCCGAGATCGTCAGCCCGGCCGCCCACCTGAACGTCGAATACCCTGGTACCGAAGCGTAGGCTTACTCCACCGGCTACCGGTACGGCCTCGGCGTCAAGAGGTTGGCCGTCGAGCCACACCCGCAGTGTACCGCTCGACAGCTCACGAACATCCACCTCCCGGCAGCGCCCCTCGATATGCACGAACAGCTTCATCGAACCGGCTATAGTCGCGCGTCCGGTTACTGCTTACTAGCCGGAAGCGGAAGTTTCACGTTAGCAAGAGGGATGCAGCGCGCGCTGGCCTACCTGGCTCGTCGTCCCGATCCGCTGACCAGTCTTGTGCTTACGGTTCCGGTCTTTCTCACCTACCACTTGGGCATCGTGTGGATCGATAGGCGTAACGGCGTGGATCTATTCACATCGCTCACGCTGGAGCTTCTCGACTACAGCCTGTGGGGCTACCTCGGGGCCACCCTGACCTACGCGGCAGGGCTTGTCGGAGCCGGGGCGCTGCTGCGCGAACGGGGCACGGCCCGGCCCGCGACGCTCCTGCCGGTGGTCGTGGAAAGCGCATGCTGGGCCCTGCTCATGCTGGGCCTGCTCGGCTGGGCGCTCGAGGGAATGGTGTCGTGGACTCCGAACGCGACTCCCTTGGGTCCGGTGGACAAAGTCGTCATGGCCGCGGGCGCGGGATTCCACGAAGAGGCCGTGTTCCGCGTGGCGTTGTTCTCGGGCGGAGCATTCGCTCTCGAGCGCGCTGGACGCATCCGGCGAGCCCACGCGTTCGCGATCGCAGCGATCGCATCGTCACTGGCCTTTTCCGCCATGCACCACGTGGGGGCGGCCGGCGATCCGTTCGGCTGGCACGCCTTTGCCTTCAGGACGCTGGCGGGTCTGTTCTTGAGCCTGCTCTACGGGCTTCGAGGGTTCGCGGTGGCAGTCTACACGCACGCCGCCTACGACGCCATGGTGTTCTTTGTCGTCGACTAGCGGCCGTCCATGCTAAAAATGGCAGGAGCCGCGGCCGGAGCTCGTGCGCAGCGGTTTCGCCGGTAGGAGGGCAACGACGATGGGCTTGCTACCTAGTGCCCGTTCCAAGACTCACTCCCGTCGCCTGGCTTGCGGCGCGAGGCCGTCTGCCACACCGTCTCACACTCGACCTTGCTCAATTCCAAGCTCGATCCCAGCCGCCCTCGCTGCGTTTCCTCGGTTCGTCGGCGCGCCGTCCGACCCCGCGGCGCTGCACCGTGCCCGGTCCGGAGTTTCGGGACGGGCACTACCTAGAAGATCGGACGTGGGGCAACTCGCGAGGGCCTTCGCCTGTCTGGCAGCGCTGTGCTGGTCGTACGGGTGTGCGCGCGAGGTGATACCCAACACACACGTCGAGGACACCACAAGAAACCGAAAGGTCCTCGAGTTTGTGGAAAACTACCGCCTTGCGGTGGAAGCACGCGACGCCGCCAGCCTTCTTGCGCTGACCTCGCGCAACTACTTCGACGACATGGGCACCCCCCGTGGCGACGACGACGTGGACTACGACACCCTGCGTGATGGGCTAGAGCGAATGAAGCACGAAGTGCTGGCTGCCCGCTACCAGATCTCCTACCGGGGGTTGACCTACCTGCCCGATCGCGTACTGGTCGATGTCCTTTACACTGGCTGGTTTCGTGTCAGCACGCCCGACGGCCCTCACTGGGAGCGGCGACTCGAGCCCCACAGGCTTGTCCTCGCCAGCGAGCAAGGCCAATACAAGCTGGTCTCCGGCATGTAGCCCGGGACCGCGTTGGCGCGCTTGGTGTGGATCCGGCGGCGATACTGGACTATGGGCCCGATTTGCCCATGCAACGAACCACGGATACGGGGGACCACGGATACAGGGGACAAGGTGAGCGAGCCGCGCGCATCAAGAGGCAGGCACGCTCGCCGTTTACGTCCCAAACGAACCTTCCCCCACGTTGGTCGCTCCAGCGGGCGTTACCCATCCCGGAGTCACTCAAGCGGCGGTCACTCAAGCGCTGGCACCCATGCGGGTCTCTCGCTGCTAGGCTAGCATGATGGCGCGGCGACCCGATGAAGGTCCGAAACACGCGATCCCATGAAGTTCCTCTGCGGAAACTGCAAGGCCAAGTACCAGATCGCCGACGAAAAGGTCTCCGGCCGAACCTTGCGCATGACGTGCAGGCGCTGCGGCGAGGAAATCCTGATCCGTGGACGGGCCATGACGGCCTCGACGGCGGCCTCTGCCTCTGCTCGGGCGCCGGCCCGCCCCCCATCAGGCGCTGCCGAGACGCAAGGCTCCGCGCTTGGCGCCGACTTCCAGCGACGCGTAGCTAGGCATACGACACCGCCCAGCCCCGAGGCGAACGAGCACTGGCATGTGGCCATCAACGACATTCCGGTCGGGCCTATGCGCAGGGAAGAGCTGGCGCGCAAGATCGCGGCCGGGGCCGTGAATGGGGAGTCGCTGGCGTGGTGTGAGGGGATGGACGACTGGGTGGCCATTGCCCAGCTTCCGGAACTGGCCGCGCTCCTGGCCCCGCCACCACCAGCCGCCGGGTCGGTGCGTCCTGCTGCTCCCGCGCGAGCCCGAGAACGCAAGGTCATCTCGCTGGAAGATCGTCTTGCTGCCCAAGCCCGAGCGACCCCACCCACGCCAGCGGTCGCAGCCACGCCACCCGCTGCCGAAGCGCCGGTGCCGATCCCATCGGCTCCCGACAACGACTCCGCGTTGCTCCCGGCCGCACCGACCCCCACCCCGACCCCTGCACCCGCGCTCTCGCCTGCCACAGCCGCTGCCTCGGCCCCAGCGGCCGAACCGCTTCGGCCGTCGGCCGAACTGCCGGCTGCTCGCGAGGATGCAGGCAGCGTACGCGGCCCCTTCCTGGGCCCCATGTTCGTCGCGCTTTGCAGCGGGGCGCTTCTCTTGATGCTGGGCGTCGTGCTGGGGGTCTGGCTGTTCAAACCGGAGTCCCGTGCCGCGCAACCTCAGGCGGCCGCGCCTGCCGAGGTGGCTCGCGCAGCCGTGGCTCCAGCGCAGCCTCCGGCCGCCAGCATCGAGCTCGAGCCGCACGAAATCGAGGGGGCGGTTCCGGATCAGGTGATCAAGGCACGAGCTCGTCCCAGCTCGCGTTCGGGCCGCGGCTCGAAACCGCGCCCCAAGCGACAAGGTGCCGAAAGCCCGGCGCTGTCGCAGGCGGACGTGGACATGCTCCGGCGCATGACGGGAGAGGGCGTGTCCGAACCACCGTCGACCCTGGGGAGCAAGCCCGACAAGAATCCTGTTCGTAGGCGCAGCAAGGGTCTGAAGCGCGCCCAACTTACGGCAGTCGTCATCAAGCAGCGACCCCGCTTGCAGCGCTGTTACCAAAGCGCGTTGAGGGCCAGCGGTTACGAAGAGCCGGTGAAGCTGACCGTGGGAGTGACCGTGGGTCGAGCCGGCAGCGTCAAGCGCGTGAGCGTCAAGGGCGCTGTGGCCGGGCTGCCCGGGCTGGCTGCATGCGTCAAAAAGAGTGTCAAGTTGTGGCGGTTTCCTGCGGCGACCGACGACACCCAAACCGAGTTCCCGCTGCTGTTTCAGCCGGGCGCCTAGCTACAGCCGATCCAGGCTGAACGCATGAGCCTATGCTTGGCCCTGATTCGCTGGATCGAGCGGCAGCATCTCGATCGCGGGTGGCGTCGTGGGGCAGGCTTCGATACATAGGCCGCATCCAACACAGGTCTCGGGGTCGAGCTCCGGTCGCCATCGCTCGAGACGGATGGAAACCAGGCCGCCAGGGCACACGCCCACGCAGGCCCCACACTCGGGTCCGGCGAAGGCGATGCAGCGTCCCGCCTCGATGCGGACCTTTCCGAGCGGCCAAAGCGCGCTGGCGGGGCTGCTCAGTGCACCTTCCTCGCAGGCGGCGGCACAGGGGAAGCCGTCGCACATGTGGCAGGCGCGCTGCTCCGGCACCATCACCGGAGTGCCAGCGAGCGCGCCCGCCTGCTCGCTGAAGACATGCACGGCATCGTGGGGGCAGGCCTTTACGCAGTCGCCGCAGCGCGTGCAGCGCTTGAGAAAGAGCGGCTCCGGGCACGCTCCCGGAGGCCTGCGTTGCGCCTCGAGCTCGAAGGAAGGCGCCACGGCGCGTGTCACCGTGTCGGCCACCGTGGGCAGCAGGGCACCGAGCCAGCGGCGCCTGCCGATGGGTGCGCTCACATCAGCCCCCTTGGACCACAGCGCTGTGTCATAGCGGGCAACTCGTTGCGCCCAACATGGACACGCGCCGCCAGGCTGCAAGAGGCTACACTCCAACAAGAGCAGGCCTGATGCGTATTGCCCTGTGCCAGACCAATCCCACCGTGGGCGCTCTGGAGGCGAACACCCGCCACATTCTCGAGCTCGCCCGGCAAGCTGCTGCCAAGCGCGCCGTCTTGGCCGTGTTTCCCGAGCTCTCGCTGTGCGGCTACCCGCCGCGCGATCTGCTGGATCGCGCCGCGTTCGTCCGTGACTGCGAGACCTGGCTGCAAACGCTCACGAGCGAGGCTCCAACGGAATTGACGCTGCTGGTCGGCTACCCGAGCCGCGTCCCGCAACACGCAGGCACCGGAAGGCTGCGCAATGCGGTCGCGGTGATCGCCGGGGGGACGCTCCAAGCCGTGGTGCACAAGCGTCTTTTGCCTACCTACGACGTCTTTGACGAGGATCGGTACTTCGAGCCTGGCGACGCCGTGGGGGTGCACGAGGTCGCTGGAGTGCGACTCGGATTGAGTGTGTGCGAAGACCTGTGGAACGTCCAAAGCTCGCCGCAGCACGGGCGCTACGCGTGCAATCCAGTAGCCGATTGCCTGGCGCAAGGGGCCGAAGTCTTGATCAACCTCTCGGCGTCGCCGTTCACGTTGCCCAAGCGTAGGCAGCGTGAGGAGATGCTGTCCTCGGTTGCCCGGATCAGCGGCGTTCCTCTCGTAGTCGTGAACCAGGTCGGAGGCAACGATGACCTCGTTTTCGATGGGGCCTCCGCGATCTACGGACCCGACGGCGCTGTGTGGGCGCAAGCCGCGGCCTTTCGTGAGGACTGTGTGGTCGCCGACTTGAACCCCGGAGGCCCCCAGCGGCAGTTGCCAGCAACCGATCCAGCGGCGGCGCTGTCCGCGCTCACGCTTGGTGTTCGAGACTATGCGTCCAAGTGCGGATTCGAGACCGCGGTGCTGGGCCTTTCCGGCGGCATTGACAGCGCGGTAACCGCCTGCATCGCGGCACGCGCCCTGGGTGCATCCAAGGTGCTCGGAGTGGCGCTGCCTACCCGCTACTCATCCGCCCAAAGCGCGATCGATGCGCGCGAGCTCGCTGCCGCACTCGGAATAGGGCACCGGCAGGTGACGATCGACCAGGTCTTTCAGTCTTTCCTGGATCTGCTTGAGCCCGAGCTCGAAGGGCTGCCGCCGTCCCGAGGCGATGACACCACCTTCGAGAACATCCAGGCGCGGATACGCTGCACCGTGCTCATGGCACTGTCGAATCGCGCCGGGCATCTCCTGCTCACGACTGGAAACAAGAGCGAGATCGCGGTGGGCTACTGCACACTGTATGGCGACATGGCAGGTGGGCTTGCTGTGCTGAGTGACGTGCCCAAGACTTTCGTCTACCGGCTTGCGAGCGAGATCAATCGGCAGGCCGGCCGCGACCTCATCTCAGCAAGCATCACGACCAAACCCCCGAGTGCCGAGCTCAAGCCGGGCCAAACCGACCAGGACAGCTTGCCGCCCTACGAAGTGCTCGACGCCATCCTGGAGGGCTACATCGAAGACGGACACTCGCACGAGCAGCTCGTCAGGCAGGGCTTCGATGCTCGGACGGTAAAACGGGTGCTGCGCATGGTCCACGTAAACGAATACAAGCGCCGGCAGATGCCGCCCGGTTTGATCGTAACGCGCAAAGCCTTCGGTCCTGGAAGGCGCTATCCCATAGCACAAGCTTACAGGTAGGCGGCGCAGCGCGGATGCGCTAGACTCCCGTGGAGCGGTACGATGATGGAGCGGCTCGAAGTTGGTGACCGATGCGGGCTAATGGTCTGTGCTCCTTTGTGGCTCGTCGGCTGCTACGTGGGTGCTGAGGGAAGCTCGCACGGCGCCGCGGCAACACACGGTGCCGCAGCAACACACGGTGCCGCAGCAACACACGGCGCCGCAGCAACACACGGCGCCGCAGCAACACACGGCGCCGCAGCAACACACGGCGCCGCGGCAACACACGGCGCCGCAGCAACACACGGCGCCGCAGCAACACACGGCGCCGGCGGTATGCACGGTGCCGGCGGTATGCACGGCGGTGCAGGTATGCACGGCGCCGGCGGTATGCACGGCGCCGGCGGTGTGCACGGCGGGGTATGTCCCAACGTGGTTGCCTGCGGCGCCGGCCCTTGCGCCTGTCACGCGCCGTGCTGCGATCTGCAGTGCATGGGCACGGAATGCAGCTACCGCTGCGACCCCCTCACCAGCTGCACCATCGGTGGAATGCCGATGGCCAACCATACCGTGCACTGCACCGGAGCCCACTGCGTCGTGGACGGACGAGGAGCGGCTCTGGTGGACGTGACGTGCGCCATGGGCGCGAACTGC harbors:
- a CDS encoding zinc-ribbon domain-containing protein, with amino-acid sequence MKFLCGNCKAKYQIADEKVSGRTLRMTCRRCGEEILIRGRAMTASTAASASARAPARPPSGAAETQGSALGADFQRRVARHTTPPSPEANEHWHVAINDIPVGPMRREELARKIAAGAVNGESLAWCEGMDDWVAIAQLPELAALLAPPPPAAGSVRPAAPARARERKVISLEDRLAAQARATPPTPAVAATPPAAEAPVPIPSAPDNDSALLPAAPTPTPTPAPALSPATAAASAPAAEPLRPSAELPAAREDAGSVRGPFLGPMFVALCSGALLLMLGVVLGVWLFKPESRAAQPQAAAPAEVARAAVAPAQPPAASIELEPHEIEGAVPDQVIKARARPSSRSGRGSKPRPKRQGAESPALSQADVDMLRRMTGEGVSEPPSTLGSKPDKNPVRRRSKGLKRAQLTAVVIKQRPRLQRCYQSALRASGYEEPVKLTVGVTVGRAGSVKRVSVKGAVAGLPGLAACVKKSVKLWRFPAATDDTQTEFPLLFQPGA
- a CDS encoding 4Fe-4S dicluster domain-containing protein, coding for MSAPIGRRRWLGALLPTVADTVTRAVAPSFELEAQRRPPGACPEPLFLKRCTRCGDCVKACPHDAVHVFSEQAGALAGTPVMVPEQRACHMCDGFPCAAACEEGALSSPASALWPLGKVRIEAGRCIAFAGPECGACVGVCPGGLVSIRLERWRPELDPETCVGCGLCIEACPTTPPAIEMLPLDPANQGQA
- a CDS encoding twin-arginine translocase TatA/TatE family subunit; the protein is MFNIGFGEFAIIALILIVAVGPEKLPAMMKVVGKTLRQFRRASDELRSAIALDELMRDDLTSPPRSPPLPEPPKDPVARHEGPTELDTEAPAQAGPARIPHEQVFDEDTQVFDADTRVDSGAAKHRSAPPASPPPGPVSPARAAPPRPSLTAPPRPARVPDPGRGSSGHAHAPPATDAGDDPSPGGSSDG
- a CDS encoding CPBP family glutamic-type intramembrane protease, whose amino-acid sequence is MQRALAYLARRPDPLTSLVLTVPVFLTYHLGIVWIDRRNGVDLFTSLTLELLDYSLWGYLGATLTYAAGLVGAGALLRERGTARPATLLPVVVESACWALLMLGLLGWALEGMVSWTPNATPLGPVDKVVMAAGAGFHEEAVFRVALFSGGAFALERAGRIRRAHAFAIAAIASSLAFSAMHHVGAAGDPFGWHAFAFRTLAGLFLSLLYGLRGFAVAVYTHAAYDAMVFFVVD
- a CDS encoding serine/threonine protein kinase encodes the protein MHSERTEQQQRDRIKGYRLCERIGAGATGVVYAAERLADGLPVAIKMLRCAVASQPELSRRLLREAEVGRTVSHPGVPTTLAADRRPDGSPFLVMPRLTGSSLASLLRRGRIPDVPTIAALAARVAEILHAVHVAGYTHRDVKPEHIVLERDGDKRVRVYLIDFGVCASSRSSHEERELERGKVFGTPSYVSPEQASGDPEVDGRADLFSLGLVIHEALTGRPVFEGGNVTKLLLRIIHQDVPGLAEMLPNVDPEFARAAATLLTRDRAQRMPSARAAARALARFAGPNARAHELLLALLADQPIVVSAPAVLMPESLVAA
- a CDS encoding methyltransferase domain-containing protein, which encodes MVSNLITSGHPAGDHLDELTDDAVAGEFRLWQRRRGHRYSLDDVATAWEAALALPEALHCLDLGCGVGSVLHMLAYRMPRAHFVGVEAEPVSFRLAERNVARNNLSGRCRLIQGDLRTCVDPLALGRFDLVTGTPPYWPPGTATASPDRQRAAARIELRGGIEVYLSAAARVVSPAGRVVVCADARHPERVEQGARGVGLTPVRRRDVVPIVDRKRALFSVWTLGCALAGSGCERARTLVTRDSAGARTADAQLLRSFFGLPPSAPCS
- a CDS encoding methyl-accepting chemotaxis protein is translated as MARYLLKSKTLLAGLGVFGVGAALAVFAPMAQPAALSVVALSTIAAFLVVLAGANLHYELQVVREAIDLVQRGEPPVAPADASPQLLAVLEDLTRLLASLSKRERGFEQRSHEAENALRLLRRATDAVSDGELPAQAADVPAQVAEILDVLIRIARHIDGLKQRSMEAERKAEAALGTAHKRLQQVTREERQLASQLQALAALIERQGEAVDQVAESIGRMTEQHRDVSRHVETLASSAEESSSSILEMKATSDEVAENMANLATSVRDTVSSIEEMAYSIREVARNVDALSLMAEETSSSMNEMDVSIDQVQSNANETARLSEEVAADAERGADAILRTIDEINRIKESSREAVEVIVSLGDQIDRIGDILRVIDDVAEQTNLLALNAAIIAAQAGEYGKGFAVVADEIKQLAERSGDKTKEIADLIKRIQEATRDAIVAVERGATTVDRGVDVSAEAEQALKKILDSSQKSTGMVRAIARATVEQAKGSRQVTDAISRIAETVQQVAGATAEQARGSELIMKSAEKMRHITQHVERSSQEQSRGGRQITQAIENISDMVNQLHQSQRQQAKGSEQTLAAMTQIQQQSRQQEQQVRGLSAVAEHLRETTSDVPEAQAEAHN
- a CDS encoding biotin/lipoyl-binding protein, producing MKLFVHIEGRCREVDVRELSSGTLRVWLDGQPLDAEAVPVAGGVSLRFGTRVFDVQVGGRADDLGVCCQGLRARAQVRTQRGAGRARRNTLHAQTELRAPMPGRVVRVLTRTGQPVEPGQALVVVEAMKMQNELRAASAGNVAEIAVNEGDEVEADALLVRLRRTLDVLGGSNGPDR